In one window of Streptosporangium album DNA:
- a CDS encoding fumarylacetoacetate hydrolase family protein yields MRIGAPGAERPVVLLPDGRHLDLSGLTDDIDGEFLAGDGPGRLRDAVAGDRLPEIDVVGQRVGPPIARPGVVLCIGMNYAAHAAESGSDAPQWPVIFYKAPNTVVGPYDEVLLPRGSAKADWEVELAIVIGRRARYLGSPADAPAHVGGYAICNDVSERALQLETSGGQWSKGKSCETFNPLGPWLVTPDEIPDPQTLGLRAWVNGEARQASNTKDMIFNVATLIYELSQVTVLEPGDVINTGTPEGVALSGRFPYLMEGDIMELEIDGLGRQRQRVGQA; encoded by the coding sequence ATGCGTATCGGCGCACCCGGCGCCGAACGGCCCGTCGTTCTGCTCCCCGACGGTCGTCACCTCGACCTGTCCGGGCTTACCGACGACATCGATGGCGAATTTCTCGCCGGTGACGGCCCGGGCCGGCTGCGCGACGCGGTCGCTGGGGACAGGTTGCCGGAGATCGACGTCGTCGGGCAGCGCGTCGGCCCTCCCATTGCCCGGCCCGGGGTTGTGCTCTGCATCGGCATGAACTACGCCGCGCACGCCGCCGAATCAGGCTCCGATGCGCCGCAGTGGCCGGTCATCTTCTACAAGGCTCCCAACACCGTCGTCGGCCCGTACGACGAGGTTTTGCTGCCACGCGGGTCGGCGAAGGCGGACTGGGAGGTCGAGCTCGCGATCGTGATCGGGCGCCGCGCCCGCTACCTCGGCTCCCCTGCCGACGCGCCGGCTCACGTCGGCGGCTACGCCATCTGCAACGACGTGTCCGAGCGAGCCCTGCAGCTGGAAACCAGCGGTGGACAGTGGTCGAAGGGCAAGAGCTGCGAGACGTTCAATCCGCTCGGACCCTGGCTGGTCACCCCCGACGAGATTCCAGACCCCCAGACCCTCGGCTTGCGCGCGTGGGTCAACGGTGAGGCCCGGCAGGCGTCCAACACCAAGGACATGATCTTCAACGTCGCTACGCTGATCTACGAACTCAGCCAGGTGACCGTCCTCGAACCGGGCGACGTAATCAATACCGGCACGCCCGAAGGTGTTGCGCTGTCAGGCCGTTTCCCCTACCTGATGGAAGGTGACATCATGGAACTCGAGATCGACGGGCTGGGCCGGCAGCGGCAGCGGGTCGGGCAGGCATGA
- a CDS encoding ABC transporter substrate-binding protein yields MLNRNARLTAAAVIAATGIALTGCSGSTGASTGGPVKITFWGWASGYEKSVALWNESHPDIQVKYEAIANGGAGGYDKMLTAAKAGTAPCLAQIGYETFSSFLAAGMLQDISQYVKPRQAEFADWVWGNVGIDGTAYGVPVDTAPMGMFYRSDLFTAAGIAAPKTWEEFKAAAAAVKAADPKARIMNLPTDPYLYAGFAWQGGAPWFGVNGDAWTVSLDSATNSKVAGYWQGLFDQDLVTSYPAFDAALYSAWNSGKVWAEVGPVWSASLIRDNAAGSAGKWAVAAMPRWGTTDSVGNSGGSATAVMKGCANPKEATEFAMWMSTNDKSVSNLIESAAILPASKSGLANAALDTPESYYGGQAIYQLFRTESAKVNPNWRWGPVMSTTASALGDGLGKVPTKSATFQDALNGAQTGTVSALQAQGFSVSK; encoded by the coding sequence ATGCTCAACCGAAATGCGCGACTCACTGCGGCCGCAGTCATCGCCGCCACCGGCATCGCGCTGACGGGGTGCTCCGGCAGCACCGGGGCGAGCACCGGCGGCCCGGTGAAAATCACCTTCTGGGGCTGGGCTTCGGGCTACGAGAAGTCCGTCGCGCTGTGGAACGAGTCTCACCCCGACATCCAGGTGAAGTACGAGGCCATCGCCAACGGCGGCGCGGGCGGCTACGACAAGATGCTCACGGCCGCAAAGGCGGGCACGGCCCCGTGCCTGGCGCAGATCGGCTACGAGACGTTCTCGAGCTTCCTCGCCGCCGGCATGCTGCAGGACATCAGCCAGTACGTCAAACCACGGCAGGCCGAATTCGCCGACTGGGTGTGGGGCAATGTCGGCATCGACGGTACCGCCTACGGCGTGCCGGTCGACACCGCGCCGATGGGCATGTTCTACCGTTCCGACCTCTTCACCGCCGCGGGCATCGCGGCTCCGAAGACCTGGGAGGAGTTCAAGGCGGCCGCCGCCGCGGTGAAGGCCGCCGACCCGAAGGCCCGCATCATGAACCTGCCCACCGACCCGTACCTCTATGCCGGTTTCGCTTGGCAGGGCGGTGCTCCCTGGTTCGGAGTCAACGGCGACGCCTGGACGGTCTCGCTCGACAGCGCCACCAACAGCAAGGTCGCCGGCTACTGGCAGGGGCTCTTCGACCAGGATCTCGTCACCTCCTATCCCGCCTTCGACGCGGCGCTCTACTCCGCGTGGAACAGCGGCAAAGTCTGGGCGGAGGTCGGTCCGGTCTGGTCGGCATCACTTATCCGCGACAACGCCGCCGGCTCCGCGGGCAAGTGGGCCGTCGCGGCCATGCCCCGGTGGGGCACCACAGACTCCGTCGGCAACTCGGGCGGATCCGCCACGGCCGTCATGAAGGGCTGTGCGAACCCGAAGGAGGCCACCGAGTTCGCCATGTGGATGTCGACCAACGACAAATCCGTGTCGAACCTGATCGAATCCGCAGCCATCCTTCCGGCTTCCAAATCCGGGCTCGCCAACGCGGCACTCGACACTCCGGAGAGCTACTACGGCGGCCAGGCCATTTACCAGCTGTTCCGTACGGAGTCGGCCAAGGTGAACCCGAACTGGCGGTGGGGTCCGGTGATGTCCACCACGGCCTCGGCACTCGGCGACGGCCTCGGCAAGGTGCCCACCAAGAGTGCGACCTTCCAGGACGCCCTGAACGGCGCCCAGACGGGCACGGTCTCCGCGCTGCAAGCCCAAGGGTTCTCCGTCAGCAAGTAG
- a CDS encoding SDR family NAD(P)-dependent oxidoreductase, with amino-acid sequence MEQVAATRGAGGNRIRGPVAQRSVQEGHHHVSRFDGRTVLVTGAGSGIGYEMTRRFLDEGATVYAADLNPAGVPDGSIPLAVDVTDPDSFAAAVSRAVAETGSLHVLCNNAGTSSTTDPIACTVEEWEHTFAVNSRGVFLGTKFALPHMLAQQYGVIVNTASAAGLVGLKDRAAYCASKGAVIAFTRQVAVQYAGTGVRCNSVCPGTVDSPWVGRLLAAADDPAHARVQLVARQPMGRLGTPMEVAAAALYLASDEAAFITGTELVIDGGLLAG; translated from the coding sequence ATGGAACAGGTTGCCGCAACTCGAGGCGCTGGCGGGAACCGCATTCGCGGGCCCGTGGCGCAACGCTCGGTCCAGGAAGGACATCACCACGTGAGCAGGTTCGACGGGCGGACGGTACTCGTCACAGGCGCGGGTTCCGGCATCGGCTACGAAATGACTCGCCGATTTCTGGACGAAGGGGCAACGGTGTACGCGGCGGATCTCAACCCCGCGGGCGTACCGGACGGCAGCATCCCTCTCGCGGTTGACGTGACCGACCCCGACTCTTTCGCGGCGGCGGTGTCCCGTGCGGTGGCCGAGACCGGCTCACTGCACGTCCTGTGCAACAACGCGGGGACGTCCTCGACCACGGACCCGATCGCCTGCACCGTGGAGGAGTGGGAACACACCTTCGCGGTCAACAGCCGCGGTGTCTTCCTCGGCACCAAGTTCGCGCTGCCGCACATGCTCGCCCAGCAATACGGAGTCATCGTCAACACCGCGTCCGCAGCCGGACTCGTCGGGTTGAAGGACCGTGCGGCCTACTGCGCCAGCAAGGGCGCGGTAATTGCCTTCACCCGCCAGGTCGCGGTGCAATACGCGGGAACCGGTGTGCGCTGCAACAGCGTCTGCCCCGGGACGGTCGATTCGCCGTGGGTCGGGCGGCTGCTCGCGGCGGCCGACGACCCGGCACACGCCCGCGTCCAGCTCGTCGCCAGGCAGCCGATGGGCCGGCTCGGCACGCCGATGGAGGTCGCGGCAGCGGCCCTCTACCTCGCCTCGGACGAGGCCGCGTTCATCACTGGCACCGAACTGGTCATCGACGGCGGCCTGCTCGCCGGTTGA
- a CDS encoding carbohydrate ABC transporter permease, whose product MTIQRQSRLRELRRAAPFVLPFLLLFVVVYLVPTGYSVVQSFFAVKRSGLGLGGAEAVFAGLGNYVRVFQDGDFIASLGRVSFIGIIQVPVMLGIALILALLIDSSVSTGRKFFRVAYFVPYGLPGVIAALVWSFLYAPTLSPITGFFASIGVDVSFVTDGALPFSIANILTWAWTGYNTILIFAALQAIPEETMEAAALDGCSGWKAALLIKVPLIRPALLLTLVFSIIGTFQLYNEPATMKSVAPNLPSTYTPIMAALRSLSANDFNYAAAQSVVLGALICVLSVLVFRASARSVD is encoded by the coding sequence GTGACGATTCAGCGGCAGAGCCGACTCCGCGAGCTTAGGCGAGCTGCGCCGTTCGTTCTGCCGTTCCTCCTGCTCTTCGTCGTTGTCTACCTGGTGCCAACCGGGTACTCCGTGGTTCAGAGCTTCTTCGCGGTGAAACGCTCGGGCCTCGGCCTCGGCGGCGCCGAGGCCGTCTTCGCGGGCTTGGGCAACTACGTGCGCGTGTTCCAGGACGGGGACTTCATCGCATCCTTGGGCCGGGTGAGCTTCATCGGCATCATCCAGGTGCCCGTGATGCTCGGCATCGCGCTCATCCTCGCCCTTCTCATCGACTCGTCGGTTTCGACGGGGCGCAAGTTCTTCCGGGTCGCCTACTTCGTGCCCTACGGGCTGCCCGGCGTGATCGCGGCACTGGTGTGGTCGTTCCTGTACGCGCCCACGCTGAGTCCCATCACCGGATTCTTCGCATCGATCGGCGTCGACGTCAGCTTCGTCACCGACGGCGCCCTGCCGTTCTCGATCGCGAACATCCTGACCTGGGCATGGACCGGCTACAACACGATCCTGATCTTCGCGGCCCTGCAGGCCATCCCCGAGGAGACGATGGAGGCCGCCGCTCTCGACGGCTGCTCCGGTTGGAAGGCCGCGCTGCTCATCAAGGTCCCGCTGATCCGGCCGGCCCTGCTGCTCACCCTCGTCTTCTCCATCATCGGCACGTTCCAGCTCTACAACGAGCCGGCCACCATGAAATCCGTGGCGCCGAATCTGCCGTCCACCTACACACCGATCATGGCCGCTCTCCGTTCACTCTCGGCCAATGACTTCAACTACGCGGCCGCGCAGTCCGTGGTGCTCGGCGCCCTGATCTGCGTGCTGTCCGTTCTTGTCTTCCGCGCATCGGCCAGGAGCGTCGACTGA
- a CDS encoding mannonate dehydratase, with the protein MTIRLSLGHIDKYDSHVATFAHQLGLTGVQLHTPDLLPGVDGFWSLAELRALRERCDADGLAIDGLENVPLAHFWKIQRGLPGRDEQIENYRKTIRNLAAVGIDLLGYNFLATYVWRTDMAAKGRGGAKVTAFDLADVHRGNALAGYRLTPEQPVDEPITADQMWANHQYFLDAVLPVAEEVGVRLALHPDDPPVNEPLGGAARIFISPAAIGQAHKQAGGSPSWGLNLCLGTVSEMAGEQSINEVIDLMGPAIFYVHFRDVRGTVPRFSESFLGEGNFNPARVIRRLNDSGFDGFLIDDHVPALIGDLDTWGDTSSEAYCSRGRAHAIGYLQGVLNGLALDEPDGTRGLPANSQLPANL; encoded by the coding sequence ATGACCATCCGCCTCTCCCTCGGCCACATCGACAAGTACGACTCCCACGTCGCGACGTTCGCCCACCAGCTCGGACTCACCGGCGTGCAGCTGCACACCCCCGACCTGCTGCCCGGAGTCGACGGCTTCTGGAGCCTGGCCGAGTTGAGGGCCCTCCGGGAACGCTGCGACGCTGACGGGCTGGCGATCGACGGCCTCGAAAACGTCCCGCTCGCCCACTTCTGGAAGATCCAACGCGGCCTGCCCGGGCGGGATGAACAGATCGAAAACTACCGGAAGACGATCCGCAACCTTGCCGCCGTCGGAATCGATCTGCTCGGCTACAACTTCCTCGCCACCTACGTCTGGCGCACCGACATGGCCGCGAAAGGACGCGGCGGCGCCAAGGTCACCGCCTTCGACCTGGCCGACGTGCACCGCGGCAACGCGCTCGCCGGGTACCGGCTGACCCCGGAGCAGCCCGTGGACGAGCCGATCACGGCCGACCAGATGTGGGCCAACCACCAGTACTTCCTCGACGCTGTTCTACCCGTCGCCGAGGAAGTCGGCGTGCGGCTCGCCCTGCACCCCGACGATCCACCCGTCAATGAGCCCCTGGGCGGCGCAGCCCGGATCTTCATCTCCCCTGCCGCCATTGGACAAGCCCACAAGCAAGCCGGCGGCAGTCCGTCATGGGGGCTGAACCTCTGCCTCGGAACGGTGTCGGAAATGGCCGGCGAGCAGAGCATCAACGAGGTCATCGACCTCATGGGACCGGCCATCTTCTACGTCCATTTTCGGGACGTACGCGGCACTGTACCGCGCTTCAGCGAGTCCTTCCTCGGCGAGGGCAACTTCAACCCGGCACGAGTGATCCGCCGGCTCAACGACTCCGGATTCGACGGATTCCTCATCGACGACCACGTCCCAGCACTGATCGGAGACCTGGACACCTGGGGCGACACATCGTCCGAGGCATACTGCAGCCGAGGCCGAGCACACGCGATCGGATACCTGCAAGGCGTCCTGAACGGCCTGGCGCTCGACGAGCCAGACGGCACACGTGGTCTGCCGGCGAACAGTCAGCTCCCGGCCAACCTGTGA
- a CDS encoding ATP-binding cassette domain-containing protein translates to MSADPHDSSAPAPSPPPGRGATAVLSAANISQHFGHPTALSDVSLEVAPGEVPALVGGTGADESTLVKIMAGVQAPGSGEMRLAGQPE, encoded by the coding sequence GTGTCCGCCGACCCGCACGACTCGTCGGCGCCGGCCCCGAGCCCGCCCCCGGGGCGCGGTGCCACCGCGGTGTTGTCGGCCGCGAACATCTCCCAGCATTTCGGTCACCCCACCGCCCTGAGCGATGTCTCCCTCGAAGTCGCTCCCGGGGAGGTGCCGGCACTCGTGGGCGGCACCGGCGCCGATGAGTCCACACTGGTCAAGATCATGGCCGGGGTGCAGGCGCCAGGCAGCGGGGAGATGCGGCTGGCCGGGCAACCTGAATGA
- a CDS encoding carbohydrate ABC transporter permease produces the protein MTAALQSPARTEPVAEPPSRRRPRAHPLTTVNPASRLFVLAVMTLFALYFLLPVWWLVVSATKGSGEIFSGNGFWFGESFALAENIQTLFQAQGGIYSRWLLNSLLYAVGGGIVSTLLASMCGYALAKFPFPGREAVFGTVLAAVLLPAPVLAIPLYLVFSFTGTINTFWAVFIPSIVSPFGVYLSRIYAASSIPDALLEAGRLDGAGEMRIFAMGVRLMAPAMVTIFLFQFVAIWTNFLLPSLMLADTSLQPVTVGLVGWRELQGYPISYTTVVTGAFVSVVPVVAMFLSLQSFWSKGLATGAVK, from the coding sequence ATGACCGCAGCACTGCAATCGCCCGCACGGACCGAACCCGTCGCCGAACCGCCGAGCCGGCGGCGCCCCCGGGCGCATCCGCTGACGACGGTGAACCCCGCCTCGCGCCTGTTCGTGCTGGCCGTCATGACCCTCTTCGCCCTCTACTTCCTGCTCCCGGTGTGGTGGCTGGTCGTCTCCGCCACCAAGGGCAGCGGAGAGATCTTCTCGGGCAACGGCTTCTGGTTCGGCGAGAGCTTCGCCCTCGCGGAGAACATCCAGACCCTGTTCCAGGCCCAGGGCGGCATCTACTCGCGCTGGCTGCTCAACTCGCTGCTGTACGCGGTGGGCGGCGGCATCGTCTCCACGCTCCTGGCGTCCATGTGCGGGTACGCGCTCGCGAAGTTCCCCTTCCCGGGGCGCGAGGCGGTCTTCGGCACCGTGCTCGCCGCGGTGCTCCTGCCCGCACCCGTGCTCGCCATCCCGCTCTACCTCGTGTTCAGCTTCACCGGAACCATCAACACCTTCTGGGCCGTCTTCATCCCCAGCATCGTCAGCCCCTTCGGCGTGTACCTCAGCCGGATCTACGCCGCGTCGTCGATACCAGACGCCCTGCTCGAGGCCGGCCGTCTCGACGGTGCCGGCGAAATGCGCATCTTCGCGATGGGCGTGCGGCTCATGGCACCCGCGATGGTCACGATCTTCCTTTTCCAGTTCGTCGCGATCTGGACGAACTTCCTCCTGCCCTCGCTCATGCTCGCCGACACCTCCCTCCAACCAGTGACCGTGGGCCTCGTCGGCTGGCGCGAACTTCAGGGCTATCCCATCAGCTACACCACCGTCGTCACAGGCGCGTTCGTCTCCGTCGTGCCCGTCGTCGCCATGTTCCTGTCGCTGCAGTCGTTCTGGAGCAAGGGCCTCGCAACGGGGGCCGTCAAGTAG
- a CDS encoding LacI family DNA-binding transcriptional regulator: protein MREIDDDEGRRLLRIIRRGTGSVVTWRWAQTVLLSAQGMPVAKIAEVTFTSADRVRDVIHNFDADGFESLYPKYKEGKRCLMRHYTAPARRARWRGGTAEYDRAVTVVDWRDQVPRNPTMNDVAHEARVSLKTVSRHVNGETNIDPDLVDRISAAIVKLGYRRNLSAASIRPGRTSKTIGLVISDLANPYYSALARAIESVADAAGYLVTIASSEEEGLRHDRLVDRLMEQRVDGLIVVPPRNAVRDWSDVVSPIPPLVFLDRPVPYSDADAVLADNAGGAREATFALASSGSRRIAFVGDSLDIYTMRERHAGYAAALAEAGIGVDDSLTITTARTREQAEHEVGAVLGDDSADAVFAANNRSTIGALLAFQKAGRRLPLVGFDDFETSLLGSPPVSVVSQDIELMGRTAAEIVLGRLNGDTSAFATRMLPTQLILRGSEKPEPEEAEERL from the coding sequence GTGCGTGAGATCGATGATGACGAGGGCAGACGGCTGCTGCGGATCATCCGCCGCGGTACGGGGTCGGTGGTGACCTGGCGATGGGCCCAGACGGTGCTGCTGTCCGCGCAGGGCATGCCCGTGGCAAAGATCGCCGAAGTCACCTTCACCAGCGCAGACCGGGTCCGGGATGTGATCCACAACTTCGACGCCGACGGCTTCGAGTCTCTTTACCCGAAGTACAAGGAGGGCAAACGTTGCCTGATGCGGCACTACACTGCACCTGCTCGCCGAGCACGATGGCGCGGTGGCACAGCAGAATACGATCGGGCGGTAACAGTCGTCGACTGGAGAGACCAGGTGCCACGCAACCCTACGATGAATGATGTTGCTCACGAAGCAAGGGTCAGCTTGAAGACCGTCTCGCGTCACGTCAACGGGGAAACGAACATCGATCCTGACCTCGTGGATCGAATCAGTGCAGCGATCGTGAAGCTCGGCTACCGCCGCAACCTCTCCGCGGCGAGCATCCGGCCCGGTCGGACGAGCAAGACCATCGGCCTGGTCATCAGCGACCTCGCGAACCCCTATTACTCAGCGCTCGCACGAGCCATCGAAAGTGTGGCGGATGCGGCGGGATACCTCGTCACGATCGCCAGTTCCGAAGAGGAAGGGCTGCGGCACGATCGCCTGGTCGATCGGCTCATGGAGCAGCGGGTGGATGGCCTGATCGTAGTGCCGCCGCGGAACGCCGTCCGCGACTGGTCCGACGTCGTTTCGCCCATCCCTCCGCTGGTCTTCCTTGACCGGCCCGTGCCGTACTCTGATGCCGACGCCGTGCTCGCGGACAACGCGGGCGGGGCGCGCGAGGCCACCTTCGCGCTCGCCTCCTCCGGCTCGCGGCGCATCGCCTTCGTCGGCGACTCGCTCGACATCTACACGATGCGCGAACGTCACGCCGGATACGCCGCGGCGCTCGCCGAGGCCGGGATCGGCGTTGACGACTCGCTCACGATCACGACGGCGCGCACCAGGGAACAGGCGGAACACGAGGTCGGCGCCGTGCTCGGCGACGACTCGGCCGACGCCGTCTTCGCGGCCAACAACCGCTCGACGATCGGTGCGTTGCTCGCATTCCAGAAGGCCGGCCGACGGTTGCCCCTCGTCGGCTTCGACGACTTCGAGACATCGTTGCTCGGCAGCCCTCCGGTGTCGGTGGTGAGCCAGGACATCGAGCTGATGGGGCGCACCGCTGCCGAGATCGTACTCGGTCGCCTGAATGGCGACACCTCGGCGTTTGCCACCCGGATGCTCCCCACACAGCTCATCCTCAGGGGCTCCGAAAAGCCGGAGCCGGAAGAAGCCGAGGAGAGGCTCTAG
- a CDS encoding GntR family transcriptional regulator, whose protein sequence is MSSNQALIPEPTPVGRDPMLSPVVRDRPSARTSDRVYDELVSAIRELRLAPGASLSETDLAERLHVSRTPVREALARLVDAGLVRVVPQVGTRVGLIRLRDVEEARFVRESLEVAAFEVACAGPAPNVTVLRELLERQEHSYRTENYDAFFAADEALHSEIFTLSGYPGAWQAVQRMKLQLDRLRRLTLPDSAAVRKLIDEHRLIVDALETSDLSAGRSLISRHARRALELGPTLRAKYPDYFTE, encoded by the coding sequence GTGAGTTCCAATCAAGCGCTCATCCCTGAGCCGACACCCGTCGGGCGCGATCCGATGCTGTCACCGGTCGTCCGAGACCGTCCGTCAGCACGGACGTCCGATCGCGTCTACGACGAGTTGGTCTCCGCGATCCGCGAACTGCGACTCGCCCCTGGAGCGTCCCTGTCCGAGACAGACCTCGCCGAGCGGCTGCACGTCAGTCGTACGCCGGTGCGCGAGGCCCTCGCGCGGCTCGTCGACGCGGGACTCGTGCGGGTCGTGCCGCAGGTTGGCACCCGGGTTGGGTTGATCCGCCTGCGTGATGTGGAAGAGGCGCGCTTTGTCCGCGAGAGTCTGGAGGTTGCGGCCTTCGAGGTGGCGTGCGCCGGCCCGGCGCCGAACGTCACTGTGCTGCGCGAACTGCTCGAACGGCAAGAGCACAGCTACCGCACCGAAAACTATGACGCCTTCTTCGCGGCCGACGAGGCGCTGCACAGCGAGATCTTCACGCTCAGCGGCTATCCGGGAGCGTGGCAAGCCGTGCAACGGATGAAGCTGCAGTTGGACCGGCTTCGGCGGCTCACCCTGCCCGACTCCGCCGCGGTGCGCAAGCTGATCGACGAGCATCGACTGATCGTGGACGCGCTGGAGACCTCTGATCTGTCAGCCGGTCGCTCCCTGATCAGCCGGCACGCCAGGCGCGCTCTGGAACTCGGCCCGACGCTGCGCGCCAAGTACCCGGACTATTTCACGGAATGA
- a CDS encoding fibronectin type III domain-containing protein produces the protein MAVSAGSVSLAWTASTDNVGVTGYDVYRDGYQVASVSGNTTSAVVGGLMPATGYRFTVRAKDARGNVSAPSAPHELRTTHLGSRHRGPVPSGRQLDRGSAGRAPLALRRRESAFPAVGRPGQRSDRHLQPACQPTGDAEWPYGGGRLQVVGRPDLELHQRAVPRIRFDSRTA, from the coding sequence GTGGCCGTATCCGCCGGCAGCGTCTCGCTCGCCTGGACGGCGTCGACCGACAACGTCGGAGTGACCGGATACGACGTCTACCGTGACGGCTACCAGGTCGCGTCCGTCAGCGGGAACACCACCTCGGCGGTCGTCGGCGGCCTGATGCCCGCAACGGGCTACAGATTCACGGTGCGGGCGAAGGATGCGCGCGGCAACGTCAGCGCGCCGAGCGCACCACACGAGCTACGTACGACCCACCTGGGGTCTCGGCACCGAGGTCCAGTACCGTCGGGTCGACAACTGGATCGAGGATCTGCCGGTCGTGCTCCGCTGGCACTCCGACGCCGCGAATCCGCTTTTCCGGCTGTCGGTCGACCAGGGCAACGCTCCGATCGGCACCTACAACCAGCCTGCCAACCAACGGGTGATGCAGAATGGCCCTACGGCGGTGGGCGTCTACAAGTCGTCGGGCGACCAGACCTCGAACTACATCAACGCGCTGTTCCCCGCATCCGGTTCGATTCTCGAACGGCGTGA